Proteins found in one Haloferax litoreum genomic segment:
- the dph2 gene encoding diphthamide biosynthesis enzyme Dph2, with product MSQDASSEGDLRNTGMSLKHDREWDYELERIIDAIEERDAKRVGLQFPEGLKRRGPAVADDLRQLCDDDVTFMLSGQPCYGACDLDTYLMRRTDVFVHFGHSPMKESDKIIYVPLFSNVDPFPIVEEALDEIEGDEVGLVTTAQHMNRFDDMCDWLEERGYTVQTRKGDDRLTYEGQVLGCNYASADIPADDVLYVGGGKFHPLGLAMEHPDKNVVIADPVNNVVTIADTRKFMKQRYASVHKAMDAEKWGVIFCTKIGQGRMEIAEKILEDNPNAYLITMDEVTPDRLRNFDMDAFVNTGCPRITTDDGPRFHKPMLTPQEYRIAVGDEPLDSLEFDTFHGTW from the coding sequence ATGAGTCAGGACGCCTCCTCGGAGGGAGACCTTCGGAACACCGGGATGTCGCTCAAGCACGACCGGGAGTGGGACTACGAACTCGAACGAATCATCGACGCCATCGAAGAACGCGACGCCAAACGCGTCGGCCTGCAGTTTCCCGAAGGCCTGAAGCGTCGCGGCCCGGCAGTCGCCGACGACCTGCGGCAACTCTGTGACGACGACGTGACATTCATGCTCTCGGGGCAACCGTGCTACGGCGCGTGTGACCTCGACACCTACCTCATGCGCCGGACCGACGTGTTCGTCCACTTCGGGCACTCGCCGATGAAGGAGTCGGACAAGATTATCTACGTCCCGTTGTTCTCCAACGTCGACCCGTTCCCCATCGTGGAGGAGGCCTTAGACGAAATCGAGGGCGACGAAGTCGGACTCGTCACCACCGCCCAACACATGAACCGCTTCGACGACATGTGCGATTGGCTCGAAGAACGCGGCTACACTGTCCAGACACGGAAGGGCGACGACCGACTCACCTACGAAGGGCAGGTTCTCGGGTGCAACTACGCCTCTGCGGACATCCCTGCGGACGACGTACTCTACGTCGGCGGCGGGAAGTTCCACCCACTCGGCCTCGCGATGGAGCACCCCGACAAGAACGTCGTCATCGCCGACCCCGTCAACAACGTGGTCACCATCGCGGACACGCGCAAGTTCATGAAACAGCGCTACGCCTCGGTCCACAAGGCGATGGACGCCGAGAAGTGGGGCGTCATCTTCTGCACCAAAATCGGGCAGGGACGCATGGAAATCGCCGAGAAGATTCTCGAAGATAACCCGAACGCCTACCTCATCACCATGGACGAGGTGACGCCGGACCGCCTGCGAAACTTCGACATGGACGCCTTCGTCAACACCGGGTGCCCACGCATCACCACCGACGACGGCCCGCGATTCCACAAACCGATGCTCACCCCGCAAGAGTACCGCATCGCAGTCGGTGACGAACCCCTCGACTCCCTCGAGTTCGACACCTTCCACGGCACGTGGTAA